In Ectothiorhodospiraceae bacterium 2226, a single window of DNA contains:
- a CDS encoding cytochrome c5 family protein, with protein MSQQDNAMADILKWVLILGVVAAVVLWVMHALFGGGPDREPDPRQQAAVEQRIAPFGTVQSGEVAQVAAGEGEVRAGADVYAASCAACHTAGVAGAPRTGQAGDWQPRLDERGMDGLLQNAITGIGGMPPRGGAPNVTDEELQAAIEHMLQESGVSP; from the coding sequence GTGAGCCAGCAAGATAACGCCATGGCCGATATCCTGAAGTGGGTCCTAATCCTCGGTGTTGTTGCGGCCGTGGTGTTGTGGGTGATGCACGCACTGTTCGGCGGCGGTCCCGACCGCGAGCCGGATCCCCGCCAGCAGGCCGCCGTCGAGCAGCGTATCGCGCCGTTCGGAACCGTGCAGAGCGGTGAGGTGGCCCAGGTTGCCGCCGGTGAAGGCGAGGTCCGCGCCGGTGCCGACGTGTACGCCGCGAGCTGCGCCGCCTGCCATACGGCGGGTGTGGCCGGCGCGCCGCGTACCGGTCAGGCGGGCGATTGGCAGCCACGCCTCGACGAGCGCGGCATGGACGGGCTGCTCCAGAACGCCATCACCGGCATCGGCGGCATGCCCCCGCGCGGCGGCGCCCCCAACGTCACCGACGAGGAGCTGCAGGCGGCCATCGAGCACATGCTGCAGGAGAGCGGCGTCTCTCCGTAG
- a CDS encoding EAL domain-containing protein → MRGDPGAGRYAIAGVVLGAGFVLAAFLVLGATGRLVIHNGLLAGLAAAHRSEPLLYIIHFAPWVLGLFAWLVGVQQVRIQRFSASIQAEVETKTRDLQQALADTRRANETILHLAEHDALTGLFNRARIQKDLARWAEHARRYSRPVALMFVDLDHFKQVNDGFGHAAGDEYLRGVAERICASLRNTDAVGRWGGDEFAVVLPETDAQRAGEVGDKLIETLRATPLMAGGQEWCVSASVGIAVMPQDTRNADELIVFADAAMYQAKGAGGGTWRHYSSSSQELARVQERVRWEARLRRALETDQFIVHYQPVLDLVSGETVGYEALLRMEASDGALVEARLFLDYADQFDLSVAIDRMVIRKAMHRLASLAEQDSRVWVSVNLSRRALREPALADEVKELAKKVGVDLTRLSFEVSETMAALQEVEAMELMERLRGLGCRVILDDFGVGISALYALERFRVDFVKLDARLVHQVSQEASERLVTSLVEVSHGLGARVIAKCVEDCARIARLRHAGVDLVQGYAIGVPIEAIDPLVSSDCPHDLSVSDPRAAP, encoded by the coding sequence ATGAGAGGGGACCCGGGGGCCGGTCGCTACGCGATCGCTGGTGTCGTCCTCGGCGCGGGTTTCGTGCTCGCGGCCTTCCTCGTGCTCGGCGCCACGGGCCGGCTGGTGATCCACAATGGATTGCTCGCAGGGCTGGCCGCGGCGCATCGCAGCGAGCCGCTGCTCTACATCATTCACTTCGCCCCCTGGGTGCTGGGCCTGTTCGCTTGGCTGGTGGGCGTCCAGCAGGTGCGCATCCAGCGCTTCTCGGCGAGTATCCAGGCCGAGGTCGAAACCAAGACGCGCGATCTGCAGCAGGCGCTGGCCGACACCCGGCGCGCCAACGAGACCATTCTGCATCTCGCCGAACACGACGCCCTCACCGGCCTGTTTAACCGAGCCCGCATCCAAAAGGACCTCGCGCGTTGGGCGGAGCACGCGCGCCGCTACAGCCGTCCGGTGGCGTTGATGTTCGTGGATCTGGACCACTTCAAGCAGGTAAACGACGGGTTCGGGCATGCGGCGGGGGATGAGTACCTGCGCGGCGTGGCCGAGCGCATCTGCGCCAGCCTACGCAACACGGACGCGGTCGGCCGCTGGGGCGGCGATGAATTCGCGGTGGTGCTGCCCGAGACCGACGCGCAGCGGGCGGGCGAGGTCGGCGACAAGCTGATCGAGACCCTGCGCGCGACGCCGCTGATGGCCGGCGGGCAGGAGTGGTGCGTGTCGGCCAGCGTCGGTATCGCCGTGATGCCGCAGGACACGCGCAACGCCGACGAATTGATCGTCTTCGCCGACGCGGCCATGTACCAAGCGAAGGGCGCCGGCGGGGGCACTTGGCGCCACTACAGCAGTTCCTCGCAGGAGCTTGCGCGCGTGCAGGAGCGGGTGCGCTGGGAGGCGCGGCTACGCCGTGCGCTCGAAACCGACCAGTTCATCGTGCACTACCAGCCGGTGCTGGACTTGGTCAGCGGCGAGACCGTCGGCTACGAGGCCTTGCTGCGGATGGAGGCCAGCGATGGGGCGCTCGTGGAGGCGCGCTTGTTCCTCGACTACGCCGATCAGTTCGACCTCTCGGTGGCCATCGACCGCATGGTGATCCGCAAGGCGATGCACCGCCTCGCCTCCCTGGCCGAGCAGGACAGCCGGGTGTGGGTGTCCGTCAACCTCTCGCGCAGGGCGCTGCGTGAACCGGCCCTTGCCGACGAGGTGAAGGAGTTGGCAAAGAAGGTGGGGGTGGATCTGACCCGCCTGAGCTTCGAGGTCAGCGAGACCATGGCCGCCTTGCAGGAGGTCGAGGCCATGGAGTTGATGGAGCGTCTACGCGGGCTGGGCTGCCGCGTCATCCTCGACGATTTCGGCGTGGGTATCTCCGCGCTGTACGCCCTGGAGCGCTTCCGCGTCGATTTCGTGAAGCTCGACGCGCGCCTGGTGCACCAGGTCAGTCAGGAGGCCAGCGAACGTTTGGTCACCAGCCTGGTAGAAGTGAGCCACGGACTCGGTGCGCGCGTGATCGCCAAGTGCGTGGAGGACTGCGCCCGCATCGCACGCTTGCGCCACGCAGGCGTCGACCTCGTGCAGGGCTACGCTATCGGCGTGCCGATCGAGGCCATTGACCCGCTGGTGAGCAGCGACTGCCCGCACGACCTGAGCGTCTCGGACCCGCGAGCCGCCCCGTAA
- a CDS encoding inositol monophosphatase, protein MKTLPDLATVVEVVRDIARREILPRAQDVRSTRKADGSLVTEADHAVQAALQAELHRRWPEVALLGEEMACEEQAGLIQHSASALWCLDPLDGTSNFAVGLPFFCTSLALLHEGEVVQGVVYDPLRDECYAAEKGRGASLNGVRLGTVRPASPLRGGVGLVDLKRLPRALAERLVREPPYASQRSLGSVALDWCWVAAGRVHVYLHGKQKLWDYAAGELILREAGGHSATLDGESVSRPSLAPRSSVAALDEALFQEWAAWLGVPGHQRG, encoded by the coding sequence ATGAAGACCCTCCCCGATTTGGCTACCGTCGTCGAGGTGGTGCGCGACATCGCGCGCCGAGAGATCCTGCCCCGCGCGCAGGACGTGCGCAGCACCCGCAAGGCCGACGGCAGCCTCGTGACCGAGGCCGATCACGCCGTGCAGGCCGCATTGCAGGCCGAGCTGCACCGGCGCTGGCCCGAGGTCGCGCTGCTCGGCGAGGAGATGGCGTGCGAGGAGCAGGCGGGGCTGATCCAGCACTCCGCCAGTGCGCTGTGGTGCCTCGATCCGCTGGACGGCACCAGCAACTTCGCCGTCGGGCTGCCTTTCTTTTGCACCTCGCTCGCCTTGCTGCACGAGGGGGAGGTGGTGCAGGGCGTCGTGTACGACCCGCTGCGCGACGAGTGCTATGCGGCCGAAAAAGGCCGCGGTGCGTCGTTGAACGGTGTGCGGCTTGGCACCGTGCGCCCCGCCTCCCCCTTGCGGGGCGGCGTCGGGCTGGTCGACCTCAAGCGCCTGCCGCGCGCGCTCGCCGAGCGCCTGGTGCGCGAGCCCCCCTATGCCTCGCAGCGCAGCCTCGGTTCGGTGGCGCTGGACTGGTGCTGGGTCGCCGCCGGGCGCGTGCACGTCTATCTGCACGGCAAACAGAAGCTGTGGGACTACGCCGCCGGTGAGCTGATCCTGCGCGAAGCGGGCGGGCATTCCGCCACCCTCGATGGCGAGAGCGTCTCCCGCCCCTCGCTTGCCCCCCGCTCCTCGGTGGCCGCGCTGGACGAGGCGCTGTTCCAGGAATGGGCGGCGTGGCTTGGGGTGCCGGGGCACCAGCGCGGCTGA
- the rep gene encoding DNA helicase Rep — protein MSDLNPRQREAVRHIDGPLLVLAGAGSGKTRVITHKIAYLVRECGYKARDIYAVTFTNKAAREMKARAGALMQGKEGAGLKVSTFHTLGLSILRREAAVLGYRSGFTIFDAADSAALIKELASKGLELDKDQVAELQQRISTWKNDGVSPEQAAAGAQAHEVAAAKVYAQYQRHLKSYNAVDFDDLITVPVRLFEENAEARERWQNRVRHLLVDEYQDTNACQYRLVRLLVGARGALTAVGDDDQSIYAWRGARPENLAQLAEDFPQLKVVKLEQNYRSSGRILKAANQLIQNNPHVFEKRLWSELGYGDPLRVLAANDPEHEAAKVVSEILHHHFTHRGDYRDYAILYRGNHQSRLFEQALREHHIPYRLSGGTSFFAHTEVRDLMAYLRLLVNPDDDAAYLRAVNTPRREIGPTTVEKLANYAQGRGTSLLAASLELGLAQHLPERAVTRLQQFGEWLVDVGDRAARGDTLGVVRDMIKQIDYYAYLTDSAATPAAAERRVGNVEELLAWMQRIIDAAEGEKSLGEVVAHMSLIDMLDRNEDEAEMDAVHLLTLHAAKGLEFPHVFLVGMEEELLPHRVSLAEESLEEERRLAYVGITRAQRTLTFTYARKRKRGGELIDTEPSRFLQELPADDLKWEGKGEQVDPEERQSRGQAHLANLRGLLGQ, from the coding sequence ATGTCCGATTTGAATCCCCGCCAACGCGAGGCCGTGCGCCATATCGACGGCCCCCTACTGGTGCTGGCTGGTGCCGGCAGCGGCAAGACGCGCGTGATCACCCACAAGATCGCCTACCTGGTGCGCGAGTGCGGCTATAAGGCGCGCGACATCTATGCCGTGACCTTCACCAACAAGGCCGCGCGCGAGATGAAGGCGCGCGCCGGCGCGCTGATGCAAGGGAAGGAAGGGGCCGGACTCAAGGTATCCACCTTCCATACCCTGGGTCTGTCCATCCTGCGCCGCGAGGCCGCCGTGCTCGGCTACCGCAGCGGCTTCACCATCTTCGACGCCGCCGACAGCGCCGCGCTCATCAAGGAGCTGGCCAGCAAGGGCCTGGAGCTCGACAAGGACCAGGTCGCCGAACTGCAGCAACGCATCTCCACCTGGAAGAACGACGGCGTGTCGCCCGAGCAGGCCGCCGCCGGCGCACAGGCGCACGAGGTTGCGGCGGCCAAGGTCTACGCCCAGTACCAGCGCCACCTGAAGAGCTACAACGCGGTCGACTTCGACGACCTGATCACCGTGCCGGTGCGCCTGTTCGAGGAGAACGCCGAGGCGCGCGAGCGCTGGCAGAACCGCGTGCGCCACCTGCTGGTGGACGAGTACCAGGACACCAACGCCTGCCAGTACCGCCTGGTGCGCCTGCTGGTCGGGGCGCGCGGCGCGCTCACCGCGGTGGGCGACGACGATCAGTCGATTTACGCCTGGCGCGGCGCGCGCCCGGAGAACCTCGCCCAACTCGCCGAGGACTTCCCGCAGCTCAAGGTGGTCAAGCTCGAGCAGAACTACCGCTCCAGCGGGCGCATCCTCAAGGCCGCCAACCAGCTCATCCAGAACAACCCGCACGTGTTCGAGAAGCGCCTGTGGAGCGAGCTCGGCTACGGCGACCCGCTGCGGGTGCTGGCCGCCAACGACCCCGAGCACGAGGCCGCCAAGGTCGTAAGCGAGATCCTGCACCACCACTTCACCCACCGCGGCGACTACCGCGATTACGCCATCCTGTATCGGGGCAACCACCAGTCGCGCCTGTTCGAGCAGGCGCTGCGCGAGCACCACATCCCCTACCGGCTGTCGGGCGGCACCTCGTTCTTTGCCCACACCGAGGTGCGCGACCTGATGGCCTACCTGCGCCTGCTGGTCAACCCGGACGACGACGCCGCCTACCTGCGCGCGGTGAACACCCCGCGGCGCGAGATCGGCCCGACCACGGTGGAGAAGCTCGCCAACTACGCGCAGGGGCGGGGCACGTCGCTGCTGGCCGCCTCGCTCGAGCTCGGGCTCGCACAGCACCTGCCCGAGCGCGCGGTCACGCGCCTGCAGCAGTTCGGCGAATGGCTGGTGGACGTAGGCGATCGCGCCGCGCGCGGCGACACGCTGGGCGTGGTGCGCGACATGATCAAGCAGATCGACTACTACGCCTACCTCACCGACAGCGCGGCCACGCCCGCGGCGGCCGAACGCCGCGTGGGCAACGTCGAGGAACTGCTGGCCTGGATGCAGCGCATCATCGACGCCGCCGAGGGCGAGAAATCGCTCGGCGAGGTGGTGGCGCACATGAGTCTGATCGACATGCTGGACCGCAACGAAGACGAGGCCGAGATGGACGCCGTGCACCTCCTTACCCTGCATGCCGCCAAGGGGCTGGAGTTCCCGCACGTGTTCCTGGTCGGCATGGAGGAGGAGCTGCTGCCCCACCGCGTGAGCCTCGCCGAGGAGAGTCTCGAGGAGGAACGGCGCCTGGCCTACGTGGGCATCACCCGCGCCCAGCGCACGCTCACTTTCACGTACGCGCGCAAGCGCAAGCGCGGCGGCGAGTTGATCGACACCGAACCCAGCCGCTTCCTCCAGGAACTGCCTGCCGACGACCTCAAGTGGGAAGGCAAAGGCGAACAGGTCGACCCCGAAGAGCGCCAGTCGCGCGGCCAGGCGCATCTGGCCAACCTGCGCGGGCTGCTCGGGCAGTAG
- a CDS encoding MarR family transcriptional regulator, with amino-acid sequence MHMPNESVSGPRPDDGLRSTRLNAIIRDLRLVLGAIREHSRWVESHCGVSAAQLWALWELATAPGMRVSELSRALTIHQSTASNMLDKLERKALVERVRGGPDQRVVRLYLTEAGMSLLQDAPRPAQGAISSALQSLPDAELEGLHRHLDRLVQAMGVTDRQAALRPLGAD; translated from the coding sequence ATGCACATGCCGAACGAATCCGTTTCCGGTCCGCGCCCCGATGACGGTCTGCGCAGTACGCGCCTGAACGCCATCATCCGCGACCTGCGCCTGGTGTTGGGCGCGATCCGCGAGCACTCGCGCTGGGTCGAATCGCACTGCGGCGTGAGCGCCGCGCAATTATGGGCTTTGTGGGAGCTGGCCACAGCCCCGGGGATGCGTGTGTCGGAGCTCTCGCGCGCGCTGACCATTCATCAATCCACGGCCAGCAATATGCTCGACAAGCTCGAGCGCAAAGCGTTGGTGGAGCGCGTACGGGGCGGACCCGATCAACGGGTGGTGCGCCTGTACCTCACGGAAGCGGGCATGAGCCTGCTGCAGGATGCGCCGCGGCCGGCACAGGGGGCGATCAGCAGCGCCCTGCAGAGTCTGCCGGACGCGGAGTTGGAGGGCTTGCATCGGCATCTGGATCGCCTGGTGCAGGCCATGGGTGTGACGGATCGGCAGGCGGCCTTGCGGCCGTTGGGTGCCGATTGA
- a CDS encoding fibronectin type III domain-containing protein: protein MRGFLCWCFCLLLLLPPAAVAQVPVLTVSEDVARAGYYRLDWSGAVAGAGARFVLQRAADATFAEAQTVYRGLDSARVQSGVPDGTYYYRVRVEGPEGAGPWSAPRRVEVAHHPLPRALGFLGVGLLVFLMTLGLIVSGARAAAKEPA from the coding sequence TTGCGGGGATTCTTGTGCTGGTGTTTTTGCCTGCTGCTCCTGCTGCCGCCGGCCGCAGTAGCGCAGGTGCCCGTCCTCACGGTCAGTGAGGACGTGGCGCGGGCCGGGTACTACCGGCTCGATTGGTCCGGCGCCGTCGCGGGCGCCGGCGCGCGCTTCGTGCTCCAGCGGGCGGCGGACGCCACATTCGCCGAGGCGCAGACGGTCTACCGCGGCCTCGACTCCGCCCGGGTGCAGAGTGGCGTGCCGGACGGCACCTATTACTACCGTGTGCGGGTGGAGGGCCCCGAAGGGGCGGGTCCATGGAGCGCACCGCGACGCGTCGAGGTGGCTCATCACCCACTGCCCCGCGCGCTGGGTTTCCTGGGCGTGGGGCTGCTCGTATTCCTGATGACGCTGGGACTGATCGTCAGCGGTGCCCGCGCCGCGGCAAAGGAGCCTGCATGA
- a CDS encoding Zn-dependent hydrolase, with amino-acid sequence MSLTVDFERLKSDIQTLATIGLGEGQGLYRMAFSDGDMQARAWLAERIRAAGLDLHVDGAANIHARLGWDEGRTPSVMMGSHMDTVPGGGHLDGALGVLVALECVRRLKEAGTALARPVEAVAFTDEEGRFGGMLGSQAIAGRLTPQTIYAAHDLDGISLVEAMQAYGLDPMDALSAQRRPDSLHAFLELHIEQGPVLDRQKISVGVVEAITGLFKWNVRLIGVANHAGTTPMDMRQDAFQGLAEFAGEIARILEEHGSARSVATIGRAELYPGAANTVPGRVEFSLDVRDPAPEVLAGLGHAFRRALSAIARRRDLMFEFEVLSEIEPVKCDAGIADLIEEHANALDLRALRMVSGAAHDTQIMAGITRAAMIFVPSKEGRSHSAAEWTAWEDIERGANLALATLARLAA; translated from the coding sequence ATGAGTTTGACGGTCGACTTCGAGCGACTGAAATCCGATATCCAGACCCTCGCCACCATCGGCCTCGGCGAGGGGCAGGGCCTCTACCGCATGGCCTTCTCAGACGGCGATATGCAGGCGCGCGCCTGGCTCGCCGAGCGCATCCGCGCCGCGGGCCTCGACCTGCACGTGGACGGCGCGGCCAACATCCATGCCCGTCTCGGCTGGGACGAAGGGCGCACGCCCAGTGTGATGATGGGCTCGCACATGGACACCGTGCCGGGCGGCGGCCACCTGGACGGTGCGCTCGGCGTGCTGGTCGCGCTGGAGTGCGTGCGCCGTCTGAAGGAGGCCGGCACCGCGCTCGCGCGCCCGGTCGAGGCGGTCGCCTTCACCGACGAGGAAGGCCGCTTCGGCGGCATGCTCGGCTCGCAGGCCATCGCCGGGCGCCTCACCCCGCAGACAATTTACGCCGCGCACGATCTCGACGGCATTTCGCTGGTCGAGGCCATGCAGGCCTACGGACTCGATCCGATGGACGCCCTCAGCGCCCAGCGCCGGCCGGACAGCCTGCATGCCTTTCTGGAACTGCACATCGAACAGGGCCCGGTGCTCGATCGCCAGAAAATCAGTGTCGGCGTGGTGGAGGCCATTACCGGGCTGTTCAAGTGGAACGTGCGCCTGATCGGCGTCGCCAATCATGCCGGCACCACGCCCATGGACATGCGCCAGGACGCCTTCCAGGGGCTGGCCGAGTTCGCCGGCGAGATCGCCCGCATTCTGGAGGAGCACGGCAGTGCGCGCAGCGTGGCCACCATCGGCCGCGCCGAGCTCTATCCCGGCGCGGCCAACACCGTGCCGGGGCGGGTGGAATTCTCTCTGGACGTGCGCGACCCGGCGCCCGAGGTGCTCGCGGGCTTGGGTCACGCCTTCCGCCGGGCGCTGTCCGCCATCGCCCGGCGGCGCGACCTGATGTTCGAGTTCGAGGTGCTGAGCGAGATCGAACCGGTCAAATGCGATGCGGGTATCGCGGACCTGATCGAAGAACACGCCAATGCACTGGACTTGCGGGCGCTGCGCATGGTGAGCGGCGCGGCGCACGACACGCAGATCATGGCGGGCATTACCCGCGCGGCTATGATTTTCGTGCCCAGCAAAGAGGGCCGCAGCCATTCCGCGGCGGAGTGGACGGCGTGGGAAGACATCGAACGCGGCGCGAACTTGGCCCTGGCCACGCTCGCCCGCTTGGCCGCCTAG
- a CDS encoding cysteine hydrolase, which translates to MEDKLDPQFLNVDPLEEAYRESITDPKAFRRSLGEHHTALMVIDVQYLDAAPGHGVFANLEENDVPREAQEYYFSRLHDMVLPNIRLLQDAFRSRGLEVIHTRIQSLTQDGRERSPGHKRLGVHAAPGSKEAQFLEQVAPQGDEIVINKTASGVFTSTNMEYVLRNLEITGLFVTGVYTNECVSTTVRDACDLGFYVTLIDDACATVTPDLHEATIRTLRDRYARVQSTEDALQDIKGLVFA; encoded by the coding sequence ATGGAAGACAAGCTCGATCCGCAATTTCTGAACGTCGATCCGCTCGAGGAGGCATATCGGGAGAGCATTACCGACCCGAAGGCCTTTCGGCGCTCGCTCGGTGAACATCACACCGCGCTGATGGTCATCGACGTGCAGTACCTGGACGCCGCGCCCGGCCACGGCGTGTTCGCCAACCTGGAAGAGAACGATGTGCCGCGTGAGGCGCAGGAATACTACTTCTCGCGTTTGCACGACATGGTGCTGCCCAACATCCGCTTGCTGCAGGACGCGTTTCGATCGCGTGGCCTGGAGGTGATCCACACGCGTATCCAGTCGCTCACCCAGGACGGGCGCGAGCGCAGCCCGGGTCACAAGCGCCTCGGCGTACACGCGGCGCCCGGTTCCAAGGAGGCGCAATTCCTGGAACAGGTCGCCCCGCAGGGCGACGAGATCGTCATCAACAAGACCGCGAGCGGCGTGTTCACCTCCACCAACATGGAGTACGTGCTGCGTAACCTCGAGATCACCGGGCTGTTCGTCACCGGCGTGTACACCAACGAATGCGTGTCCACCACGGTGCGCGACGCCTGCGACCTCGGCTTTTACGTCACGCTGATCGACGATGCGTGTGCCACGGTGACGCCGGATTTGCACGAGGCCACCATCCGCACCCTGCGTGATCGTTACGCCCGCGTGCAGTCCACCGAGGACGCCCTGCAGGACATCAAGGGGCTGGTCTTCGCGTGA
- a CDS encoding urea transporter — MNVVGDAILDPGLAGLLLVILSALWIALGWYWGRGARTADDYMLAGRNVGMALATATAMATWVTSNTTMAAPQLALQLGLWGMIGYSLGSIGLLLFAPLAHRIRTLMPGGYTSGDFFRLRYGKTGWRVFLAISLFYGLGWLISLGMAGGVLIHALSGIDYRIGMSVILAVCVAYTLLGGLRAVIGTDFIQTILIVVGVVVLAVLAVGRVGFDEMHGTLLSERPELLNMLMPAALMFLFNNLLFGVGEIFHSNVWWSRALAFRGDVGRRAYLLSGIFWMPIPIVAGFVALAAPALALNVPDADMVGPMVAAELLGVAGAVIVFVVVFAALASSLDSLLAATSDLVTRDIYQGHVRQHMTPEQLQSAARYTVLGLGVLTWLLCLPRITDLAALLHFTGAFVASTIWPVAAGLYWRRTNRTGAILAMVLGSAAGLSAYFIIGFYVAALVGAAVSMTLVLVSTWLWPEDFDWRRLNETPPSGGSAPSPSPNLGGGVA, encoded by the coding sequence GTGAATGTGGTCGGCGATGCCATTCTGGATCCGGGGCTCGCCGGCCTATTACTGGTAATCCTGAGCGCGCTGTGGATTGCGCTCGGATGGTATTGGGGCCGCGGGGCGCGCACCGCGGACGACTACATGCTGGCCGGGCGCAACGTCGGCATGGCGCTCGCCACCGCCACCGCGATGGCGACCTGGGTGACCAGCAATACCACCATGGCCGCGCCGCAGCTTGCGCTGCAGCTCGGCCTGTGGGGGATGATCGGCTACTCCTTGGGCTCGATCGGGCTGTTGCTGTTCGCGCCGCTCGCGCACCGCATCCGTACCTTGATGCCGGGCGGCTACACCAGCGGCGATTTTTTCCGCCTGCGCTACGGCAAGACCGGCTGGCGGGTGTTTCTCGCCATCTCGCTGTTCTACGGTCTGGGTTGGCTGATCAGCCTGGGCATGGCCGGCGGCGTGTTGATTCATGCCCTGTCCGGCATCGACTACCGCATCGGCATGAGTGTCATTCTCGCGGTGTGCGTTGCGTACACCCTGCTCGGCGGGCTGCGTGCGGTGATCGGCACCGATTTCATTCAGACCATCCTGATCGTGGTCGGCGTGGTGGTGCTGGCGGTGCTGGCGGTGGGGCGCGTGGGCTTCGACGAGATGCACGGCACGCTGCTCAGCGAGCGTCCCGAGCTGCTGAACATGCTCATGCCGGCCGCGCTGATGTTTCTGTTCAACAACCTGTTGTTCGGGGTGGGCGAGATCTTCCACTCCAACGTGTGGTGGAGCCGCGCGCTGGCGTTTCGCGGCGACGTCGGGCGGCGCGCCTATCTGCTGTCGGGCATCTTTTGGATGCCGATCCCGATCGTCGCCGGTTTCGTGGCACTGGCCGCGCCGGCGCTGGCGCTGAACGTGCCGGACGCCGACATGGTCGGGCCGATGGTGGCCGCCGAGCTGCTCGGCGTGGCCGGCGCGGTGATCGTCTTCGTGGTGGTGTTCGCGGCGCTGGCCTCGAGCCTGGACTCGCTGCTCGCGGCGACCAGCGACCTGGTCACGCGCGACATCTATCAGGGGCATGTGCGTCAGCACATGACGCCCGAGCAGTTGCAGAGTGCGGCGCGCTACACGGTGCTCGGCTTGGGCGTGCTGACCTGGTTGCTGTGTCTGCCGCGCATCACCGACCTCGCGGCGCTGCTGCATTTCACCGGCGCGTTTGTGGCCAGCACCATCTGGCCGGTGGCGGCCGGTCTGTATTGGCGGCGCACGAATCGCACCGGCGCGATCCTCGCCATGGTGCTGGGCAGCGCCGCGGGCTTGAGCGCGTATTTCATCATCGGGTTCTACGTCGCCGCGCTGGTCGGCGCCGCGGTGTCGATGACGCTGGTGTTGGTGAGCACCTGGCTGTGGCCCGAAGACTTCGACTGGCGGCGCCTGAACGAGACGCCGCCGAGCGGTGGTTCGGCGCCGAGTCCGAGCCCTAACCTGGGCGGGGGCGTGGCATGA
- a CDS encoding aspartate carbamoyltransferase, whose product MVSELNPLLEHPLQPKDGTAGIERPTALLNHIEEDAAPLVDLANRCIVSARQFDRATCVQLFRLAAQYESTPALMARPLANKILISAFYEPSTRTRLSFESAWHRLGGDIMSITDRGSTGIAKGESLPDIAEMFNNYGDVIVLRDSHDQSVYEMLPALRIPIINAGNGVDEHPTQALADLYAIFKWRPELLDEDLPEDQRIRIGVIGVPDRMRTVRSLLLMLSLFPEAIAEIVIISPEEGLFREGQREELEQRGLRVRVSKRLDETLPALDVVYINSIAWVGDTYEQLGVDMRLSADSPLKSGAIVLHPLARGAELATDLDDTPHNWYFAQARGAVFVRMALLTCLVQRIGQVMDAQD is encoded by the coding sequence ATGGTGAGCGAGCTGAATCCGCTGCTGGAACACCCTTTGCAGCCCAAGGACGGGACGGCGGGCATCGAACGCCCCACCGCCCTGCTGAATCACATCGAAGAGGATGCCGCGCCGCTGGTGGATCTGGCCAACCGCTGCATCGTCTCGGCGCGCCAATTCGACCGCGCCACCTGCGTGCAGTTGTTTCGCCTGGCGGCACAGTACGAGTCTACCCCGGCGCTGATGGCGCGGCCGCTGGCCAACAAGATCTTGATCAGCGCGTTCTACGAGCCGAGCACGCGCACGCGCCTGTCGTTCGAGAGCGCGTGGCATCGGCTAGGCGGCGACATCATGTCGATCACCGATCGTGGCTCGACCGGCATCGCCAAGGGCGAGTCGCTGCCCGACATCGCCGAGATGTTCAACAACTACGGCGACGTCATCGTGCTGCGCGACTCGCACGACCAGTCGGTGTACGAGATGTTACCCGCGCTGCGCATCCCAATCATCAATGCGGGCAACGGCGTGGACGAGCATCCCACGCAGGCGCTCGCCGATCTGTACGCCATCTTCAAGTGGCGCCCGGAGCTGCTCGACGAGGACCTGCCCGAGGATCAGCGCATCCGTATCGGCGTGATCGGGGTACCGGACCGCATGCGCACCGTGCGCAGTCTGCTGCTGATGTTGAGCCTGTTCCCCGAGGCGATCGCCGAGATCGTGATCATCAGCCCCGAGGAGGGGCTGTTTCGCGAAGGCCAGCGCGAGGAGCTCGAACAGCGCGGACTGCGCGTGCGCGTCTCCAAGCGCCTGGACGAGACCCTGCCCGCGCTCGACGTGGTGTACATCAACTCCATCGCCTGGGTGGGCGATACCTACGAGCAACTCGGGGTGGACATGCGCCTGTCGGCCGACTCGCCGCTCAAGTCCGGCGCGATCGTGCTGCATCCGCTGGCGCGCGGTGCCGAGCTGGCCACCGATCTCGATGACACGCCGCACAACTGGTACTTCGCGCAGGCGCGCGGTGCCGTGTTCGTGCGCATGGCGCTGCTCACCTGTCTGGTGCAACGCATCGGGCAGGTGATGGACGCGCAGGACTGA